A single region of the Garra rufa chromosome 6, GarRuf1.0, whole genome shotgun sequence genome encodes:
- the LOC141336910 gene encoding protocadherin-8-like — translation MRKTSSSRVLWHWWAVVVAFLSFLSTLSAAMTMKYQTYEEEALSTVIGNLAKDMSLNLSDSSKTSFRMMKQFNASFIRLRERDGQLTIGERIDREKICKHTMQCLIAFDVVSVSNEQFKLIHIELEVKDINDHAPEFPRMESTLEISENTALGTRIPLDVAMDKDVGSNYIQSYQVSVNSHFTIDVLSRADGIKYAELVLIKELDRETHTSYVLELFATDGGNPSRSSSTKINVKVKDFNDNSPVFDRNSFSVDILEDAPVGFLLVDFNAVDPDEGLNGEVVYGFGNQVPLEIRQRFSVDRKSGRLTLESPIDFESKKTYEFDIQASDLGPNPSPSICKVVVHVQDVNDNAPEITITPMTSVTAGIAYITEAAAKESFVALVSIADKDSGANGDIHCTLYGHNHFKLQQAYKDSFMIVTTSPLDREKIVEYNLTVVAEDLGSPPFRTSKQYTIRLSDENDNAPVFSKPVFEVSLMENNAPGAYITTVVARDLDQGQNSKINYKLLDTYIIGSPVSTFVSLDPATGSLYALRSFNFEVLKQLQLRIQASDGGSPQLQGSAIINLKIVDQNDNAPFITQPALINNSAEVLLPKDAPSGYVITQVHARDADEGVNAELSFRISEGVASVFSINRATGEIYLNHELNYEVYENLRITVTVSDNGRPSLTTAVTVNFIMAGSLPSDRNVFRHNIDEETREGDHSIIIIVVLAGSCALLLLAIIIIATTCNKGKVDNRGHNHSGKEDRVQAKGNHSDPLISIHSDIVFDIHPYSNKTTFSGLIQRGSDISCSSEDGTCVSEDSPRELGDKSLGVKPEGFSTVPSYGKDAMRQIPIWKGTSYATISAREPHSGKDSGVGDSDFNDSDSDISGDGLRKEEHQNNIQNGKSMHQWC, via the exons ATGAGAAAGACTTCTAGCAGTCGAGTTTTGTGGCATTGGTGGGCAGTGGTCGTCGCCTTTTTGTCTTTTCTCTCCACTTTATCAGCGGCAATGACCATGAAATATCAGACATACGAAGAGGAAGCTCTATCCACTGTCATCGGAAACCTGGCAAAGGACATGTCCTTAAATCTCTCAGATAGCTCTAAGACCAGTTTCAGAATGATGAAGCAGTTCAATGCATCTTTTATCAGACTCCGAGAAAGAGACGGACAGCTAACAATTGGAGAACGAATAGACAGAGAAAAAATATGTAAGCATACAATGCAGTGTCTAATTGCATTCGACGTTGTGAGTGTCTCGAATGAGCAATTTAAATTAATTCATATTGAACTGGAAGTAAAGGACATCAACGACCACGCTCCCGAGTTCCCCAGAATGGAATCCACTTTGGAAATATCAGAAAACACAGCACTCGGCACTAGAATTCCTTTGGACGTTGCTATGGACAAGGACGTGGGTTCGAACTACATTCAAAGCTACCAAGTATCAGTCAACAGTCACTTTACCATTGATGTGTTGAGCAGAGCTGATGGGATTAAATATGCAGAGTTGGTGCTAATAAAAGAATTAGACAGGGAGACACATACCTCCTACGTTTTGGAGCTCTTCGCAACAGACGGAGGAAATCCATCAAGGTCCAGCAGCACAAAAATCAATGTCAAAGTAAAAGACTTTAATGACAATAGCCCTGTGTTCGACCGGAACAGTTTTTCAGTTGATATACTGGAGGACGCACCGGTGGGATTCTTGCTTGTGGACTTTAACGCGGTTGATCCAGACGAAGGTTTGAATGGGGAAGTTGTGTATGGGTTCGGGAATCAGGTGCCTTTGGAGATCCGGCAGCGTTTCAGTGTTGACCGAAAATCCGGGCGGTTGACGCTCGAGAGCCCGATTGATTTTGAGAGCAAGAAAACCTATGAGTTCGATATACAGGCATCCGACTTGGGTCCTAATCCGAGCCCATCCATCTGTAAAGTAGTTGTTCATGTGCAGGATGTGAATGACAACGCACCAGAAATCACCATTACCCCCATGACCTCAGTCACCGCGGGAATAGCGTACATCACAGAGGCTGCTGCTAAAGAAAGCTTTGTGGCTCTTGTCAGCATCGCAGACAAGGACTCGGGCGCAAACGGAGATATTCATTGTACCCTCTATGGGCACAATCACTTCAAACTCCAGCAAGCCTACAAGGACAGCTTTATGATTGTAACAACATCTCCACTTGATAGAGAAAAAATTGTAGAGTATAACTTAACGGTTGTAGCCGAAGATCTGGGATCACCTCCATTCAGAACAAGTAAGCAGTATACTATAAGGTTGAGTGATGAAAATGACAACGCCCCTGTGTTCAGTAAACCAGTCTTTGAAGTGTCCTTGATGGAGAACAACGCACCAGGCGCATATATCACAACTGTGGTGGCCAGAGACCTTGACCAAGGGCAAAACAGCAAAATTAACTATAAGCTCTTGGACACCTACATTATAGGCTCTCCGGTGTCGACTTTTGTCTCTCTAGATCCAGCTACAGGCTCGCTCTATGCGCTCAGAAGTTTCAACTTTGAGGTCCttaaacagctacagctacgtaTTCAAGCAAGTGACGGAGGCTCACCACAACTCCAAGGCAGTGCAATCATTAATCTAAAAATAGTTGATCAGAACGACAACGCTCCTTTTATCACACAGCCTGCGCTAATTAATAATTCTGCCGAGGTTCTGTTGCCCAAAGACGCGCCTTCAGGTTACGTTATAACCCAGGTACATGCTAGGGATGCTGACGAAGGTGTCAACGCGGAATTGTCGTTCAGAATCTCAGAAGGGGTCGCTTCTGTGTTCTCCATTAACAGAGCCACGGGAGAAATTTATCTGAATCATGAACTCAACTACGAAGTTTATGAGAACTTGAGAATAACGGTAACTGTCAGTGACAACGGGAGACCTTCCCTAACTACAGCAGTCACTGTCAATTTCATAATGGCAGGATCTCTCCCCAGTGACCGCAATGTATTCAGGCACAACATAGATGAGGAGACTAGGGAAGGGGATCATTCAATCATTATAATTGTCGTTCTGGCGGGAAGCTGCGCACTACTACTTTTAGCTATTATTATAATAGCGACCACTTGTAATAAAGGAAAGGTGGATAATCGAGGCCACAACCATTCTGGAAAGGAGGACAGAGTCCAGGCAAAGGGAAACCACAGCGACCCTCTAATTTCAATTCACAGTGACATCGTTTTTGATATTCACCCTTACTCAAACAAGACAACTTTTTCTGGTTTGATCCAGAGAGGCAGTGATATATCCTGCAGCTCTGAAGATGGTACGTGTGTCTCTGAAGATAGTCCACGTGAACTAGGGGACAAAAGCCTTGGTGTCAAGCCAGAG gggTTTTCCACTGTACCTAGTTATGGTAAAGATGCAATGAGACAGATTCCAATTTGGAAAGGCACCTCGTACGCAACTATATCAGCACGAGAGCCTCATAGTGGAAAGGACAGCGGAGTTGGAGATAGCGACTTTAATGACAGTGATTCAGATATAAGCGGCGATGGCTTGAGAAAAGAGGAGCATCAGAACAACATTCAAAACGGCAAGTCTATGCATCAGTGGTGCTGA